The following is a genomic window from Chitinophaga caseinilytica.
TAGTTGAAACCCGACCCAATATGTATGATAAGCTATTTCCGTTGTTGAATAGCATACACCCCATGTCTACCGAACTCGAGCAGCACCTGAAGTTAATCCTCGTCACAAAAGAGGTCCCGAAAAAAACGATGTTGCTCAAACGGGGACAAGTATGCGAAAACGTTTATTTCATCGAAAGCGGCATGCTCCACTGCTTCTACGAAAAAAACAGTGAAAAAATCACGTCCTGGTTCATGAAGGAAAACGACGTGATCATCTCCGCTAAAAGTTTCTATATGCAAACCCCCAGCGAAGAATCCATCGTGGCACTGGAAGACACCCTCGTCCATGGCATCACCTACCAGCAACTGCAAGACATCTACAGCAAACACCTGGAATTTAACGTGATCGGCCGCGTCCTCACCACCAAATATTACATCCAAAGCGAAGAACGACTCTACTCCCTCCGCAAAGAACGCGCACGCGACCGGTACCTTTCATTGCTAGACACACAGCCAGACATCATCCGCCGCGCCCCGCTCAAACACGTTGCCTCCTATCTCGGCATCAACATGGAAACGCTCAGCCGCATCCGTTCCAGTATCTAATACCAGACCTGCGCGTTGTTCCGGTATGCGAATATCCGCTCCAATCGCCTGGGACCGCCCGTTTCCACCAGTCGATACAAGCCGCCCGACGGCACATTCCGGAATTCAATGACTGAATCCCGCGAACAGGTCTTTTCTGCGATTTCGTGCCAGTTATTGTCTTCCCCCAGCGAAAGCAAAGTGTATGTCGTCTGTTTGCGGACCCACTGCTCGCTGCCGGTATTCAGTTTTCCAAGAACCATCGTTTGCATCGCCAGCGAATCGGGACGGGGCTGCACCGTTCTGCCCGCGGAGTCCAGGACGAATATCCCGCCG
Proteins encoded in this region:
- a CDS encoding Crp/Fnr family transcriptional regulator; translated protein: MSTELEQHLKLILVTKEVPKKTMLLKRGQVCENVYFIESGMLHCFYEKNSEKITSWFMKENDVIISAKSFYMQTPSEESIVALEDTLVHGITYQQLQDIYSKHLEFNVIGRVLTTKYYIQSEERLYSLRKERARDRYLSLLDTQPDIIRRAPLKHVASYLGINMETLSRIRSSI